The Triticum dicoccoides isolate Atlit2015 ecotype Zavitan chromosome 6A, WEW_v2.0, whole genome shotgun sequence genome has a window encoding:
- the LOC119316498 gene encoding mediator of RNA polymerase II transcription subunit 18-like, translating into MECVVQGIIETQHVEALEVLLQGLSGVPKERVRVHELCLKSVPMLGAVPSEVRLLCDLAQPTPSWTIRHVGGAMRGAGAEQISILVRTIVESKASSNVLRYFYGIGYKLDHEILKVGFAFRFQRGAQFTVTVTSANKMPKLHATDEAVQVTPGIQLVEITAPAAANNYNDVVSAVTSFCEYLAPLLHLSKPGNSTGIVPTAGAAAASLMSSGGAKTL; encoded by the exons ATGGAGTGCGTGGTGCAGGGCATCATCGAGACCCAG CATGTTGAAGCTCTGGAGGTtcttctccaaggcctctctggtgTCCCAAAGGAACGTGTGAGGGTGCATGAGCTCTGTCTTAAAAGTGTACCAATGCTAG GAGCTGTCCCATCAGAGGTTCGTTTGTTGTGTGATTTAGCTCAGCCTACACCATCCTG GACCATAAGACATGTTGGTGGTGCCATGAGAGGTGCCGGTGCAGAGCAAATCTCAATTCTTGTGCGTACAATCGTAGAAAGCAAAGCCAGCAGCAATGTGTTACGTTACTTCTACGGCATCGGCTACAAGTTAGATCATGAAATCTTGAAGGTTGGCTTTGCGTTTCGCTTCCAGCGAGGTGCCCAGTTCACCGTGACTGTGACTTCTGCCAACAAGATGCCAAAACTGCATGCGACCGACGAAGCTGTGCAGGTCACTCCTGGAATACAGCTGGTGGAGATCACAGCACCAGCCGCTGCTAACAATTACAATGATGTTGTTTCAGCTGTCACCTCATTCTGTGAATATCTAGCGCC GCTGCTGCATCTCTCTAAACCAGGCAATTCAACTGGAATCGTCCCgactgctggtgctgctgctgcCTCGCTCATGTCAAGTGGTGGTGCGAAAACATTGTAA
- the LOC119316496 gene encoding brefeldin A-inhibited guanine nucleotide-exchange protein 1-like, translated as MASPTAPLGGSTPSGRVLGPSLDRIIKNAAWRKHSALVAAAKSALDLLSSSSYHSPDPTSPNPSPLLGLPVAAAAASLHALILALESASPKVADPALDCVAKLLYHRLLLGDLGEAADDSPASKLLAAVLSCGALNDDAMELATLRVLLAAARCPSIAIRGDGLGQMLKTCYNIYLSSSSGANQMCAKLALAQVLVIVFARVEVDSMDVRVPTVSITDMMDVSDHRLNDPGIVQVAQGFINDAMEGSDVPEPGTLGAMAEADEKDDEGMSKIREDGLALFKNLCKLSMKFSTPDNPEDQVLLRGKVLSLELLKMVVDNAGPFWRINEKYLGAIKQYLCLSLLKNSALSAMSIFQLLCSIFVGLLSRFRSGLKEEIGIFFPMLVLRVLENVHQPSFLQKMTVLNLLEDICKESQVLIDIFVNYDCDVDAPNIFERIVNGLLKTALGVTPGATTTLTPVQDQTFRTESVKCLATILKSMGSWMDQQLRIGDFSPKISEVSLNSLDSPNIGEDGNGIDYELQSDSYSPDTSDASSLEQRRAYKIELQKGISMFNRKPSKGIDFLIKSKKIGQSPEDVASFLRNTAGLNATMIGDYLGERDEFPIKVMHAYVDALNFEGIDFGEAIRYYLRGFRLPGEAQKIDRVMEKFAERYCKCNPNSFTSADTAYVLAYSVIMLNTDAHNMMVKDKMSRSDFIRNNRGIDDGKDLPEVYLSTLYDQIVKNEIKMSADSSVPQNKQPSSVMKLLGLDNIINLVNWKQAEDKALGANDLLIKNIQEKFKAKSAKSESVFYIITDTTILRFMMEVCWAPMMAAFSMTLDQCDDKAATSQCLQGFRYAVHVTSVMCMQTQRDAFVTSVAKFTYLHCVADMKQKNVDAVKAIISIAIEDGDYLQEAWEHVLTCLSRFEHLHLLGEGAPTDASFLTVPLVDSEEKTQKSSTNTASKRTNALQNPAVMAAVRGGSYDSTTAKNNASALVTPDQINNFISNINLLDQIGIFELNHIFAHSQRLNSNAIVAFVEALCKVAITELQSPTDPRIFCLTKIVEIAHYNMNRIRLVWSRIWKVLSDFFVSVGSSENLSVAIFVMDSLRQLAMKFLEREELANYNFQNEFLRPFAVVMQKSNASEVRELVVRCVSQMVLSRVNNIKSGWKSVFTVFTAAAADDRKSIVLLAFETMEKIVRDYFPYITETETTTFTDCVKCLITFTSSKFSSDASLNAIAFLRFCAVKLAEEGFVCHDKDTDHQSNNLDSSEGNAIVHKDDHVYFWVPLLAGLARLTTDTRPTIRKGAVEVLFDILKDHGELFSQSFWTNIFGSVIYPLFNGEIRTPNGQSDSTEDDSWNFETKTVAVKCLVDLYVTFFDVMRPELTRVTSVVTSFIRSAYRQSAITGMSVFQRLTEGLASKLSKDEWKEILVCFKEAAAHTLVVFDKIVKMMQNIEIPERNESYSEAEKYSDPDIEDEEEANMETSSYAIVKMKNHMSLQLVIVQGIVKLYETHRRSFCAEHMGIILEMLSAITSHASEVSSESALHNKFHKACSLLEISEPAVIHFENESYQSYLKLLQALLHDNPSLSREMNIESQIMLVSVKILRKYLNCAGQEPSKDASCKDPVVHWALPLSAAKKEELSARTPLVLHVMRLLGGLERECFRRNLPLLFPLLANLVRCEHSSREVQVALYDVFQSSIGPIISV; from the exons ATGGCGTCCCCCACGGCGCCGCTGGGCGGGTCCACCCCGTCGGGCCGCGTGCTCGGCCCTTCGCTGGACCGCATCATCAAAAACGCCGCGTGGCGGAAGCACTCGGCGCTCGTCGCCGCGGCCAAGTCGGCGCTcgacctcctctcctcctcctcctaccaCTCGCCCGACCCGACCTCGCCCAACCCCTCGCCGCTCCTCGGCCTGCCCGTCGCCGCGGCCGCCGCCTCGCTGCACGCGCTCATCCTCGCGCTCGAGTCCGCCTCCCCCAAGGTCGCCGACCCCGCGCTCGACTGCGTCGCCAAGCTCCTctaccaccgcctcctcctcggcGACCTCGGCGAGGCCGCCGACGACTCGCCCGCCTCCAagctcctcgccgccgtcctcTCCTGCGGCGCCCTTAACGACGACGCCATGGAGCTCGCCACCCTCCGCGTGCTCCTCGCCGCCGCGCGCTGCCCCTCCATCGCCATCCGCGGCGACGGCCTCGGCCAAATGCTCAAGACCTGCTACAACATATacctcagcagcagcagcggcgccaATCAGATGTGCGCCAAGCTGGCGCTCGCGCAGGTGCTGGTCATCGTGTTCGCGCGCGTGGAGGTGGACTCCATGGACGTGCGCGTGCCGACGGTGTCCATCACGGACATGATGGATGTGTCCGATCACCGCCTCAACGACCCCGGCATCGTGCAGGTGGCACAGGGGTTTATAAATGACGCCATGGAAGGGAGTGACGTCCCGGAGCCAGGGACCCTGGGGGCGATGGCTGAGGCCGATGAGAAGGATGATGAGGGGATGAGCAAGATCAGGGAGGATGGGTTAGCACTCTTCAAGAACCTCTGCAAGCTGTCAATGAAGTTCTCGACACCAGATAACCCCGAGGACCAGGTGCTGTTGCGGGGGAAGGTGTTGTCTCTCGAGTTGCTCAAGATGGTTGTGGACAATGCTGGACCATTCTGGAGAATCAATGAAAA GTACCTTGGAGCAATCAAGCAGTATCTTTGTTTGTCCTTGTTGAAAAACAGTGCCTTGTCAGCAATGAGTATTTTCCAGCTTTTGTGCTCCATATTTGTGGGTTTGCTGTCAAGATTTAGATCTGGGCTGAAAGAAGAAATTGGAATATTTTTTCCCATGCTTGTCCTAAGGGTTCTTGAGAATGTCCATCAGCCTAGCTTTCTGCAGAAAATGACAGTTCTAAATTTGTTGGAGGACATCTGTAAAGAATCTCAGGTTCTTATTGATATCTTCGTCAACTACGATTGTGATGTTGATGCACCAAATATTTTTGAAAG GATTGTCAATGGACTTCTAAAGACCGCTCTCGGGGTTACTCCTGGAGCCACAACAACATTAACCCCAGTCCAAGACCAAACATTTCGGACTGAGTCAGTCAAGTGCCTTGCTACCATACTCAAATCAATGGGTTCATGGATGGACCAACAGTTGAGAATTGGTGATTTTTCACCCAAAATTTCCGAGGTCTCTTTAAATTCGCTAGACAGTCCTAACATTGGAGAAGATGGGAATGGAATTGATTATGAACTGCAATCTGACTCTTATAGCCCAGATACATCTGATGCTTCCTCACTTGAGCAACGTCGTGCTTATAAAATAGAACTTCAG AAAGGAATTTCCATGTTTAACAGAAAACCTTCTAAGGGTATTGATTTTCTCATTAAAAGCAAGAAAATAGGTCAATCCCCAGAAGATGTTGCTTCTTTCTTGAGAAACACTGCTGGTTTAAATGCAACAATGATTGGGGACTATTTGGGTGAAAGAGATGAATTCCCTATCAAAGTTATGCATGCATATGTCGATGCACTGAATTTTGAAGGTATTGACTTCGGTGAAGCCATTAGGTATTACCTGCGAGGTTTCAGGTTGCCTGGGGAAGCACAGAAAATTGACCGGGTCATGGAAAAGTTTGCTGAACGATACTGCAAGTGCAACCCGAATTCTTTTACCAGTGCAGATACTGCATATGTTCTTGCTTATTCTGTAATCATGCTCAATACTGATGCTCATAATATGATGGTCAAGGATAAG ATGTCTAGATCTGACTTCATTCGGAACAACCGAGGAATTGATGATGGAAAGGATTTGCCTGAAGTTTATCTGAGTACATTGTATGACCAAATTGTAAAAAATGAGATCAAAATGAGTGCTGATTCATCAGTTCCACAAAACAAGCAACCTAGCAGTGTAATGAAGCTCTTGGGCTTAGACAATATTATAAACCTTGTCAACTGGAAGCAGGCTGAAGATAAGGCACTTGGAGCAAATGACTTACTCATCAAGAACATACAGGAGAAATTCAAAGCAAAGAGCGCGAAATCAGA ATCTGTATTTTATATTATTACCGATACAACCATTTTGCGATTCATGATGGAGGTTTGTTGGGCCCCTATGATGGCTGCATTCAGCATGACGCTTGACCAATGTGATGATAAGGCTGCAACGTCGCAGTGTTTGCAGGGATTCAGATACGCAGTGCATGTCACCTCCGTAATGTGCATGCAGACGCAAAGAGATGCCTTTGTGACATCTGTAGCCAAGTTCACATACCTTCATTGTGTGGCAGACATGAAACAGAAGAATGTGGATGCTGTGAAG GCTATAATATCCATTGCAATCGAAGATGGTGATTATTTGCAGGAAGCTTGGGAGCATGTGCTAACATGTCTTTCACGGTTTGAGCATTTGCATCTTCTTGGAGAAGGGGCACCTACGGATGCTTCCTTTTTGACAGTACCTCTGGTTGATTCAGAAGAAAAAACACAGAAATCAAGTACCAATACAGCCTCAAAACGAACTAATGCTCTTCAGAATCCAGCTGTCATGGCTGCTGTTCGAGGCGGTTCTTATGACAGCACAACAGCAAAAAATAATGCCTCAGCTTTAGTTACTCCTGACCAGATTAACAACTTCATATCAAACATTAATCTATTAGACCAGATTGGCATTTTTGAGTTGAATCATATATTTGCTCATAGCCAAAGATTAAATAGCAATGCAATTGTTGCTTTTGTGGAAGCTCTTTGCAAGGTCGCAATCACAGAGTTGCAATCACCTACAGATCCTCGTATCTTCTGCCTAACGAAGATAGTGGAAATTGC GCATTACAATATGAACCGCATACGTTTGGTGTGGTCtcgtatttggaaagttctatctgATTTCTTTGTGTCTGTTGGGTCGTCAGAAAATCTTTCTGTGGCAATATTCGTCATGGACTCCTTGAGGCAGCTAGCCATGAAATTTCTTGAAAGAGAAGAACTAGCAAATTATAATTTCCAGAATGAATTCCTGCGACCTTTTGCGGTGGTTATGCAGAAGAGCAATGCTTCAGAAGTACGAGAACTTGTGGTTCGATGTGTCTCCCAAATGGTTTTGAGTCGTGTTAACAATATAAAATCAGGATGGAAAAGCGTTTTCACG GTTTTTACTGCGGCTGCTGCTGATGATCGAAAAAGCATTGTTCTGTTAGCATTTGAGACTATGGAGAAGATTGTCCGGGACTATTTTCCATACATAACTGAGACTGAAACCACAACATTTACTGATTGTGTTAAATGTCTTATTACATTCACAAGTAGTAAATTTAGCAGCGATGCCAGTCTcaatgctattgcttttcttcggtTCTGTGCTGTGAAACTTGCCGAGGAAGGATTTGTCTGTCATGACAAGGATACCGACCATCAATCAAATAATTTGGATTCTTCAGAGGGGAATGCCATAGTGCACAAGGATGATCATGTTTACTTCTGGGTTCCTTTGCTTGCTG GTCTAGCTAGATTGACAACCGACACACGGCCAACTATCAGAAAAGGTGCAGTAGAAGTACTCTTTGACATTTTGAAGGACCATGGAGAACTCTTCTCTCAGTCCTTCTGGACCAATATCTTTGGATCTGTTATTTATCCTCTATTTAATGGTGAAATCCGTACACCCAATGGTCAAAGTGACAGCACTGAGGATGATTCATGGAATTTTGAAACTAAAACAGTGGCTGTGAAATGTTTAGTGGATctgtatgttacattttttgatgtgATGCGGCCAGAACTCACTAGAGTTACCTCTGTTGTTACCAGTTTTATCAGAAGCGCTTATAGACAATCTGCTATCACTGGTATGTCTGTTTTTCAGCGTTTAACAGAAGGGCTTGCAAGCAAACTCTCCAAGGACGAATGGAAAGAGATCTTAGTATGCTTTAAAGAAGCAGCAGCACATACATTGGTTGTTTTCGACAAAATAGTTAAGATGATGCAAAATATTGAAATTCCAGAAAGAAACGAGTCTTACTCTGAAGCAGAGAAATATTCAGATCCTGACAtagaggatgaagaggaagctaATATGGAAACATCGTCTTATGCCATTGTCAAGATGAAGAACCATATGTCTCTGCAACTCGTAATTGTTCAG GGAATTGTTAAATTGTATGAGACACACAGGAGATCCTTCTGTGCTGAGCATATGGGCATAATTTTGGAGATGCTATCAGCCATTACGTCCCATGCAAGTGAAGTGAGTTCTGAATCTGCTTTGCACAATAAATTCCACAAAGCATGCTCCCTTCTGGAGATATCTGAGCCAGCAGTCATCCATTTCGAGAATGAGTCTTACCAGAGCTACCTCAAACTTCTGCAAGCTTTGCTTCACGACAACCCATCTTTGTCACGAGAAATGAACATTGAGTCACAAATTATGCTTGTTTCTGTGAAAATACTACGGAAATATCTGAACTGTGCAGGTCAGGAACCATCGAAGGATGCTTCTTGTAAAGATCCAGTTGTACACTGGGCGCTGCCTTTATCCGCTGCTAAGAAAGAGGAACTGTCTGCTAGAACCCCATTGGTCCTTCATGTAATGCGGTTACTTGGTGGTCTAGAGAGGGAGTGCTTTAGGAGGAATTTGCCCCTCCTTTTCCCTTTATTAGCTAATCTCGTTCGCTGCGAGCATAGCTCTAGAGAGGTTCAAGTTGCACTGTATGATGTCTTTCAGTCATCAATAGGCCCTATTATTTCAGTATAG